A section of the Dehalobacter sp. DCM genome encodes:
- a CDS encoding YitT family protein, translating into MKKIRIPWYFIQRFLGIVMGAVIVAISINTFILPNHIADGGVTGIAIILYYIFQWDVGLAVFILNIPLFILGYKAVGKQLFYWSILGVGIMSVSLRFTQFLEPLTTNTLLAAVFGGVITGIGMGIIFRCRGSLGGTDILAIVLNKKTQMSVGQIILIFDAFIFIAAAVIFNPETAMYAMIYMFIAAKVIDLVQVGLDYNKSVLIVTEKPDAIAAEIIGCVNRGATFFHAEGAFSNTPKKVIYSVINRAQLTQVKEIVHRHDPDAFVSIGDVSEVVGEGFTPWKGH; encoded by the coding sequence TTGAAAAAGATAAGAATTCCCTGGTATTTTATACAACGTTTCTTAGGTATTGTTATGGGTGCGGTCATCGTTGCAATCAGTATCAATACCTTTATCCTCCCGAATCATATTGCAGACGGCGGTGTGACAGGAATTGCAATCATCCTCTATTATATCTTTCAATGGGATGTGGGATTAGCTGTCTTTATCCTCAATATTCCGCTGTTTATTTTGGGATATAAGGCCGTTGGTAAACAACTCTTTTACTGGAGTATTCTTGGTGTCGGGATCATGTCCGTCAGCCTGAGGTTTACTCAATTTTTAGAACCGCTGACGACCAACACGCTTTTAGCTGCTGTCTTTGGCGGTGTGATTACCGGTATTGGCATGGGAATCATATTCCGCTGTCGGGGCTCTCTCGGCGGAACCGATATCCTCGCTATTGTTTTGAACAAAAAGACACAGATGAGTGTTGGTCAGATCATCTTGATATTTGACGCGTTCATTTTTATCGCAGCCGCAGTAATTTTTAATCCTGAAACCGCGATGTATGCCATGATCTATATGTTTATCGCTGCCAAGGTCATCGATCTCGTTCAAGTTGGTTTGGACTATAACAAGAGTGTGCTCATTGTCACGGAAAAACCCGATGCGATCGCTGCGGAAATCATCGGTTGTGTTAACCGAGGTGCAACTTTTTTTCACGCAGAAGGTGCTTTCTCCAATACACCAAAGAAAGTGATATACAGTGTTATTAACCGAGCACAATTAACACAGGTCAAGGAGATCGTCCATCGCCATGACCCGGATGCTTTTGTCTCCATCGGCGATGTCTCAGAGGTGGTCGGAGAAGGGTTTACCCCCTGGAAAGGGCATTAG
- a CDS encoding guanylate kinase, protein MGKIFCIMGKSSSGKDTLFRLIKEDKDLNLIAIVPYTTRPIRNNETDGVEYHFISAPVMQKFADQGKIIEKREYATVKGIWCYCTIDDGQIDLSRGNYVLIGTLEAYHDLKSYYGRDNVIPITIAVDDGHRLERALARERQQLVPNYDELCRRFLADNADFSSEKLETYGIRKIYMNDNLNQCFARIKKEIMAMITNQVKP, encoded by the coding sequence ATGGGAAAAATATTTTGTATTATGGGAAAAAGCAGTTCTGGCAAAGATACATTGTTTCGACTTATCAAGGAAGATAAAGACTTGAACCTTATTGCGATCGTCCCATATACGACGCGGCCGATCAGAAATAATGAGACGGATGGCGTCGAATATCATTTTATCAGCGCCCCTGTTATGCAAAAATTCGCCGACCAGGGGAAGATCATTGAGAAAAGAGAATACGCTACCGTTAAGGGAATTTGGTGTTATTGTACCATCGATGACGGACAAATTGATTTGTCCCGGGGTAACTATGTGCTGATCGGAACGTTGGAAGCATACCACGACCTGAAGTCGTATTATGGTCGTGACAACGTCATCCCGATTACCATAGCTGTCGACGACGGACACCGCTTGGAGCGGGCGCTCGCCAGAGAAAGACAACAGCTTGTCCCGAATTATGATGAGCTGTGCCGTCGTTTTTTAGCCGATAATGCGGATTTCAGTTCGGAAAAATTGGAGACATATGGCATTCGGAAGATTTATATGAATGATAATCTGAATCAATGTTTCGCTCGGATAAAAAAGGAAATTATGGCAATGATTACGAATCAGGTTAAACCGTAA
- the spo0A gene encoding sporulation transcription factor Spo0A → MSKKVKVIVAEDNRNLCQILQDYIQRDDSFELSGVAYNGLEAWEMIQKHDPDLIVMDLVMPNLDGLEVLERVNSRTMVRRPKVILLTAFGHESLTHQAMVMGVDYFILKPFDLEILGKRIRALTQDVEVTNAPILQNCSAVTPVSRGVSINVEVTTMMHQLGIPAHVKGYQYIRDAILMVIEDVSLLGAVTKELYPAIAKKYNTAPSRVERGIRHAIELAWERGHMDTLKRIFGYSMNIERQKPTNSEFIALLADKLRVMSKVG, encoded by the coding sequence ATGTCTAAGAAGGTAAAGGTTATTGTGGCAGAAGATAACAGAAATCTATGCCAAATTTTACAGGATTATATCCAACGAGATGATAGCTTTGAACTCAGCGGAGTTGCCTATAATGGACTCGAAGCCTGGGAAATGATACAAAAGCATGATCCAGACCTCATTGTTATGGATCTCGTTATGCCGAATCTCGATGGATTAGAAGTCTTGGAAAGGGTCAACAGCCGGACCATGGTAAGAAGACCCAAAGTCATTCTCCTAACGGCTTTTGGGCACGAATCGCTGACACATCAAGCGATGGTCATGGGTGTGGATTATTTTATTCTGAAGCCCTTTGATTTGGAAATACTGGGAAAGAGGATTCGCGCACTGACACAGGATGTCGAAGTAACCAACGCGCCGATTCTTCAAAACTGTTCAGCGGTTACTCCGGTCAGCCGGGGGGTCAGCATCAATGTGGAAGTAACGACAATGATGCATCAGCTGGGTATTCCGGCCCATGTCAAAGGCTATCAGTATATCCGGGATGCTATCTTGATGGTGATTGAGGATGTATCTTTACTTGGAGCTGTTACTAAAGAATTATATCCGGCAATAGCTAAGAAATACAATACGGCGCCCAGCAGAGTCGAACGAGGGATACGCCATGCGATTGAATTAGCCTGGGAACGCGGACACATGGATACATTAAAACGAATTTTTGGTTATTCCATGAATATTGAACGGCAAAAACCGACAAATTCCGAATTTATTGCACTTTTGGCAGATAAATTAAGGGTTATGAGCAAGGTCGGATAG
- a CDS encoding ferredoxin yields MIAIVEKDACIGCGACISICPEIFEMDEDGLAATNKDQVPENLEESAQEAAESCPTEAIIIS; encoded by the coding sequence ATGATAGCTATTGTCGAAAAAGATGCCTGCATTGGTTGCGGTGCGTGTATATCGATATGCCCGGAAATATTTGAAATGGATGAAGATGGGCTGGCAGCAACGAATAAAGATCAGGTTCCGGAGAATTTGGAGGAATCGGCCCAGGAAGCTGCAGAGAGCTGCCCGACAGAAGCGATCATCATTAGCTGA
- a CDS encoding recombinase encodes MAQQVDWSNIGVRIVQGFYTTIDAVRQLDTQEAALVMKLLGKTCTKMIKDGVGHQFGIAMIETSEKLALTDKLVFEDVLKMLTAIIGKLYFSAKTAEEIDLVKQLEEAVKNYHVV; translated from the coding sequence ATGGCTCAGCAAGTGGATTGGTCAAACATAGGGGTCCGAATCGTTCAGGGATTTTATACCACAATCGATGCGGTGAGACAGCTCGATACACAGGAAGCTGCATTGGTTATGAAACTATTGGGGAAGACATGTACCAAAATGATCAAAGATGGTGTAGGACATCAATTTGGAATCGCCATGATCGAGACCAGTGAAAAGTTAGCACTGACGGATAAACTTGTTTTTGAAGATGTCTTAAAAATGTTGACTGCGATCATCGGAAAACTATATTTCTCAGCGAAAACAGCAGAAGAAATCGATTTGGTTAAACAACTGGAGGAAGCTGTGAAAAATTACCACGTCGTATAA
- a CDS encoding ATP-dependent DNA helicase, with protein MQQILILSPVLSGAPEDMAPTVCLRWVKGRWPYYIPWKDIVTRSEANDNDLILFVYDRRKFVPVLKKYFTDDQRVTVIDINDCVSVFYPTASFDNLKELALFITHKQRRISSPLNEDVRLIWDIVKSCWQKGMACDLSLLARIAEFTQGTSCQPFIQELKKEIIHNYPDRPIRTSPASNSAWQNLFAAEQDDSDLIPDSPAWAVACFQKDGLLSQRIEGYENRTIQANMAKEIVVGLTGGQNVVIEAGTGTGKTLAYLIPALWYARKYEEKVIVATHTITLQEQLFNKDLPLLLKVLPFQFRTALLKGKGNYLCLKRMHHDNHLSEAASSNERLMLAGLHLWAGETLTGDFGELPNTQGFNYVLKFYGADNPLCKPTECSYMSRCWLYKARKTADRADVIVINHSLLLADIKTNNKILPEYSNLIIDEAHNIYQTALKQLGFELSLEQMSRLAESIYGGRVNLYNQIKKKRIGWAELFPSLNWSEFDRLLGQIPDCTSAAVEQTKELFGLFNSLLHNQPSLRLDAEKIGQDVFQLQCLSIENLIIRLHSLTDWLDKLITFLSFDSDQLEETRLEIIRIKNDIGLIMDGLITINNNPEQDRVTYLEKNQIIYLKNTLINVAPVLSKRIFSKNNCTVLTSATLSVAGDFSYLTRDIGMEDYMSVKLDSPFDYNRQMLLCVVKDLPVRLPEDQLAQRTASFILEIAEKINGGILVLFTSHRYLRRVSQIIEAQLNEDGSKLHVRAQGIHGAREDLLREFMDRKQSILLGTNSFWEGVDLPGDCLRCVIMVRLPFCPPDTPIMEAKARLLESQGRDPFYELNLPEAVIRFKQGFGRLIRTKNDRGVVIVLDDRIVNKRYGRFFLKALPISSFYQGSTDEVLARIFADDYLIFSPLT; from the coding sequence GTGCAGCAAATATTAATCCTATCACCCGTACTATCCGGTGCTCCCGAGGACATGGCGCCAACTGTATGTTTGCGCTGGGTAAAAGGTCGCTGGCCATACTACATACCATGGAAAGATATAGTGACGCGATCTGAAGCCAACGATAATGACCTGATTTTATTTGTTTATGACAGGCGAAAATTTGTGCCTGTTCTAAAAAAGTATTTTACTGACGATCAGCGTGTAACAGTAATTGACATTAACGACTGTGTATCTGTGTTTTATCCCACGGCCAGTTTTGATAATTTAAAAGAATTAGCTTTGTTTATAACCCATAAACAGCGGCGAATCTCATCCCCGTTAAATGAGGATGTACGCTTAATTTGGGATATTGTCAAAAGCTGCTGGCAGAAGGGAATGGCGTGTGACTTAAGCCTTCTTGCCAGGATAGCGGAATTTACCCAAGGCACTTCGTGTCAGCCGTTTATCCAGGAATTAAAGAAAGAAATTATTCATAACTATCCGGACCGTCCCATTCGTACATCACCGGCAAGCAATTCAGCCTGGCAGAACCTTTTTGCTGCTGAACAAGATGATTCTGATCTCATTCCGGATTCACCGGCCTGGGCGGTAGCGTGTTTTCAAAAGGATGGTTTGCTTTCTCAACGTATTGAAGGTTACGAAAATAGGACGATCCAGGCTAACATGGCTAAAGAAATCGTTGTCGGACTTACGGGAGGCCAAAATGTCGTCATTGAAGCTGGAACTGGAACGGGCAAAACGCTGGCCTATCTTATCCCGGCATTATGGTATGCGAGAAAGTATGAGGAGAAGGTTATCGTTGCAACGCACACCATAACGTTGCAGGAACAGCTTTTTAACAAGGATTTGCCGCTTCTGCTCAAGGTATTGCCATTTCAATTCCGGACAGCACTGTTAAAGGGCAAGGGGAATTATTTGTGCTTAAAAAGAATGCATCACGATAACCATTTAAGCGAAGCTGCTTCATCAAATGAAAGACTTATGCTGGCAGGGTTGCATCTCTGGGCAGGTGAAACTCTGACAGGCGATTTTGGCGAATTGCCCAATACACAAGGGTTTAATTATGTATTGAAGTTTTATGGCGCCGATAATCCGCTCTGTAAGCCGACAGAATGTTCCTATATGTCACGTTGCTGGCTCTACAAAGCGAGAAAAACTGCGGACAGGGCAGATGTGATTGTTATTAATCATTCGCTATTGTTGGCGGATATTAAAACCAATAATAAAATTCTGCCGGAATATAGCAATCTCATTATTGATGAAGCGCATAATATTTACCAAACGGCATTAAAACAGCTTGGCTTTGAGCTGTCATTAGAGCAGATGTCCAGACTGGCGGAAAGTATTTATGGCGGAAGGGTCAATCTCTATAACCAGATTAAGAAAAAAAGAATAGGCTGGGCTGAGCTTTTTCCGTCCTTAAATTGGTCTGAATTTGATCGTCTGTTAGGTCAAATACCTGACTGCACGTCAGCGGCTGTCGAACAGACCAAAGAGCTGTTTGGATTATTTAACAGTCTTCTGCACAACCAGCCGAGTCTGCGCCTGGACGCAGAAAAAATTGGCCAGGATGTCTTTCAGTTACAGTGTCTTTCCATAGAAAATTTGATAATTCGTCTCCATAGTCTCACTGATTGGCTGGATAAACTCATTACGTTTTTATCATTTGATAGTGACCAATTGGAAGAAACCCGTTTAGAAATTATTCGGATAAAAAATGATATCGGCCTGATTATGGATGGTTTGATCACGATTAATAACAACCCAGAGCAAGATCGTGTCACTTATCTGGAAAAAAACCAAATAATTTATTTGAAAAACACGTTGATTAACGTTGCACCTGTTTTAAGTAAAAGGATATTCAGTAAAAACAACTGCACCGTACTCACATCGGCTACACTCAGTGTCGCCGGCGATTTCTCATATTTGACCCGGGATATCGGGATGGAAGACTATATGTCTGTAAAGCTTGATTCACCCTTTGACTACAACAGGCAAATGCTTTTATGTGTGGTGAAAGATTTGCCTGTTCGTTTGCCCGAAGATCAGTTGGCGCAAAGAACGGCTTCTTTCATCCTTGAAATTGCAGAAAAGATAAATGGGGGCATTTTGGTATTGTTCACATCCCATCGCTATCTTCGGCGTGTCAGTCAGATTATTGAAGCGCAATTAAACGAGGATGGCAGCAAGCTGCATGTTCGGGCACAAGGTATCCATGGCGCAAGGGAAGATCTTCTCCGCGAATTTATGGACCGTAAGCAAAGCATTCTTCTGGGAACAAACAGTTTCTGGGAAGGCGTCGATCTCCCCGGCGACTGCTTACGGTGTGTGATCATGGTCCGACTGCCGTTTTGCCCTCCGGACACGCCGATCATGGAAGCCAAGGCACGTCTGTTGGAAAGTCAGGGACGTGATCCATTCTATGAATTGAATCTCCCGGAAGCAGTGATTCGTTTTAAGCAAGGTTTTGGACGTCTGATCCGAACCAAGAACGACCGAGGGGTCGTTATTGTCCTTGACGACCGGATTGTAAATAAACGCTATGGCCGATTCTTCTTAAAAGCCCTGCCGATCTCTTCCTTTTATCAAGGAAGTACTGATGAGGTACTTGCACGCATTTTCGCCGATGACTATTTAATATTTTCACCCCTTACTTAA
- a CDS encoding EscU/YscU/HrcU family type III secretion system export apparatus switch protein: MNKDSRNMTKAAAIAYDTMGAPRVVAKGEGFLAKKILALAEEQGIPVQNNEHLVEALMQVELLKEIPPELYQAVAEVLAFIYQLDKLKGR; this comes from the coding sequence ATGAATAAGGATAGCCGGAACATGACAAAGGCAGCCGCAATTGCGTATGACACCATGGGTGCACCCAGAGTAGTAGCCAAGGGAGAAGGCTTTCTTGCCAAAAAAATACTTGCTCTGGCTGAAGAGCAAGGAATCCCTGTCCAAAATAATGAACACTTGGTAGAAGCCCTTATGCAAGTCGAGCTATTAAAAGAAATACCGCCTGAACTATACCAAGCGGTTGCGGAAGTATTAGCGTTTATTTATCAATTGGATAAATTAAAAGGGCGTTAA
- the trxA gene encoding thioredoxin, which produces MAGANVKTFTAADWQNDVLGSAKLVLVDFWATWCGPCRMIAPVIEELADEYAGKVIIGKLNVDEQGAIAEKYGVMSIPTLLLFKNGEIVEKIVGFRGKADIAKVIDAKM; this is translated from the coding sequence ATGGCAGGTGCTAATGTAAAAACGTTTACAGCTGCAGATTGGCAGAATGATGTACTTGGTTCCGCTAAATTGGTTTTAGTCGACTTTTGGGCGACATGGTGCGGACCTTGCAGAATGATCGCACCCGTAATAGAGGAATTGGCTGATGAATATGCAGGCAAAGTCATCATTGGAAAATTGAATGTCGATGAGCAGGGTGCTATCGCAGAAAAATATGGGGTTATGAGTATTCCGACGTTGCTGCTGTTCAAGAATGGCGAGATCGTTGAAAAGATCGTTGGTTTCAGAGGAAAAGCAGATATAGCCAAGGTCATTGACGCAAAAATGTAA